A part of Gemmatimonas groenlandica genomic DNA contains:
- a CDS encoding putative bifunctional diguanylate cyclase/phosphodiesterase yields the protein MNHQTRVVTDAVLRVLLIDGDELEANHSETCLRQRLGDRVHITRVQSLAQSIRELMESAFDAVVVELAMPDSSGIATLAGVRGAAPAVPIVVYTRDLDDATAIRALRAGAHECLGKADVPADALARMLGFAIERQRRLATLEAARVEAAHRATHDPLTGLANRELFLDQLDRALAFGSRYNRKTGLLFVDLDGFKAINDTMGHAKGDALLKAVSARLLACVRRSDAVARLGGDEFVILLPDVTSRRDVSHVKDTILESLQAAVNLSGAEPMIIEASIGSAMSPLDGVTAKDLLDAADSDMYREKYERRRGRMMTPMAGMAAVGSDDEDGLEKADSVSHRRESRLRAALAQGEFEVFYQPILDVVADRIVAAEALLRWRDPDRGLLSPSGFMALAEDTGLIVPIGEQVLRDACTAIVAWRRDHDVGALRVSVNLSAVQLREHGFEQRVAAILEETGCPPEALTLEVTENSTMVDGEMIMETLRALKGLGLRLVVDDFGVGHASLTFLREAPVDGIKIDRRFVSQLLVDQRDQAIVSSMVRLARGLGLDVVAEGVENAEQSQRLARLQCFEQQGRHFGEALPAFELESLLASRSRATLNSLRAWRVRRPEALGA from the coding sequence ATGAATCATCAAACGCGGGTAGTCACGGATGCTGTCTTGCGCGTCCTGCTGATCGATGGCGACGAGCTGGAAGCGAATCATTCCGAAACGTGTCTTCGGCAGCGACTCGGCGATCGGGTGCACATCACCCGCGTCCAATCGCTGGCGCAGTCGATCCGCGAGTTGATGGAGAGCGCGTTCGACGCGGTCGTGGTTGAACTTGCGATGCCTGACTCCAGTGGCATCGCCACCTTGGCCGGAGTCCGCGGCGCAGCGCCGGCGGTGCCGATCGTGGTGTACACGCGCGATCTCGATGACGCCACCGCGATCCGCGCCCTGCGAGCTGGTGCACACGAGTGCCTCGGCAAAGCTGACGTGCCGGCCGACGCGCTTGCGCGCATGCTTGGCTTCGCCATTGAGCGTCAGCGACGGCTGGCTACGCTCGAGGCCGCCCGCGTGGAGGCGGCCCATCGGGCCACGCACGATCCGCTCACCGGCCTGGCCAACCGCGAGCTGTTTCTGGATCAACTCGACCGCGCGCTAGCGTTCGGGTCCCGTTACAATCGCAAAACGGGACTGCTCTTCGTCGATCTCGACGGCTTCAAGGCCATTAACGACACGATGGGTCATGCCAAGGGCGACGCGCTGCTGAAAGCCGTGTCGGCCCGCCTCCTGGCCTGTGTCCGCCGATCCGATGCCGTGGCACGATTGGGCGGCGACGAGTTCGTCATTCTCTTGCCGGACGTGACAAGCCGTCGTGACGTCTCGCACGTGAAGGACACGATCCTCGAATCGTTGCAGGCCGCCGTCAATCTCAGCGGCGCCGAGCCCATGATCATCGAGGCCAGCATCGGGAGCGCCATGTCCCCCCTCGACGGTGTCACGGCCAAGGACCTTCTGGACGCGGCGGACTCGGACATGTACCGCGAGAAATACGAGCGTCGCCGCGGTCGCATGATGACGCCGATGGCCGGCATGGCCGCGGTTGGAAGCGATGACGAGGACGGGTTGGAGAAGGCGGACTCCGTGTCGCACCGCCGGGAGTCCCGCCTCCGCGCCGCGTTGGCGCAAGGCGAGTTCGAAGTGTTTTACCAACCGATTCTGGACGTCGTCGCCGACCGCATCGTCGCGGCAGAAGCGTTGCTTCGTTGGCGCGACCCCGATCGTGGTCTGCTGTCTCCGTCGGGGTTCATGGCTCTGGCCGAGGACACTGGACTGATCGTGCCGATTGGCGAGCAGGTGTTACGCGATGCGTGCACCGCCATCGTGGCCTGGCGGCGGGATCATGATGTCGGCGCGCTGCGCGTATCGGTGAATCTTTCGGCGGTGCAGCTTCGCGAGCACGGCTTTGAGCAGCGCGTCGCCGCCATTCTCGAAGAAACGGGTTGCCCTCCTGAGGCCCTGACGCTCGAGGTCACCGAGAACAGCACAATGGTCGACGGCGAGATGATCATGGAGACGCTACGCGCGCTCAAAGGGCTTGGGCTGCGCCTCGTAGTCGACGACTTCGGCGTCGGGCACGCGTCGCTCACCTTCCTGCGGGAGGCGCCCGTGGACGGCATCAAGATCGACCGACGGTTCGTGTCGCAGTTGCTGGTGGATCAGCGTGATCAGGCGATCGTGTCCTCGATGGTGCGACTGGCGCGTGGTCTCGGACTCGATGTCGTCGCCGAAGGCGTCGAGAATGCTGAGCAATCGCAGCGACTCGCGCGTCTCCAATGCTTCGAGCAGCAAGGACGACACTTCGGCGAAGCGCTTCCGGCGTTCGAGCTCGAGTCTTTACTCGCTTCGCGCTCACGCGCCACGCTGAACAGCCTGCGCGCCTGGCGGGTGCGCCGTCCGGAGGCATTGGGAGCGTAG
- a CDS encoding sensor histidine kinase, with the protein MNAAALPTLPEVLGLLARAPNVTDGVTSVFDRIGPSIESARLALEFADGSKLPIVWRDPTSVGAALPSTPGQLPVVTAAGVVATLVVHREQPFSPTEHHQLAAVADLFAVALARDAQLEDLQRELTARVQEVAHQRAFMECVVDSLPDGLHVVDRDYRIHAWNHKRETGLQGVARTAAIGRTIFEVLHRQPAALLKREFDEVFASGRLQQFQMESSAFGEPRTFRISKIPMRMGGGPVTHVITIGEDITDWKAALDRTAQSEKLAALGQLAAGVMHEINNPLATIAACAESLALQQELGAPATPPTELLRIIDLEVQRCKKIVNGLLDFARPKPAHRELFDLDEVVQQSLFLLQHHPRFKRVKLVMELAGSGQAMVHGDADQLVQVLIALAMNALDATPEGGRVVIRTSTARADDGRSLAQLDVEDDGPGIPRTLQAKVFEPFFTTKPPGQGTGLGLAICYGIVNDHGGQLELVSPEGAGAVFRVSLPTSTAP; encoded by the coding sequence ATGAACGCCGCGGCGCTGCCAACCCTTCCTGAGGTGCTTGGCTTACTGGCGCGCGCGCCCAACGTCACCGATGGGGTGACGTCCGTGTTCGACCGTATTGGCCCGTCCATCGAATCGGCTCGCCTGGCGCTCGAATTCGCCGATGGGTCGAAGCTCCCGATCGTCTGGCGCGATCCCACGAGCGTCGGAGCGGCGTTGCCGAGCACACCCGGTCAGCTGCCGGTGGTCACCGCGGCGGGCGTCGTGGCGACGCTCGTGGTGCACCGCGAGCAGCCGTTCAGTCCGACCGAGCATCATCAGTTGGCCGCGGTCGCAGACCTCTTCGCCGTCGCGCTTGCTCGGGACGCCCAGCTGGAGGATCTCCAACGGGAGTTGACGGCGCGGGTGCAGGAGGTCGCGCACCAGCGCGCCTTCATGGAATGTGTCGTGGACTCGCTTCCCGACGGACTGCACGTGGTCGACCGCGACTACCGTATTCACGCCTGGAACCACAAGCGTGAGACTGGTCTGCAGGGCGTGGCGCGTACGGCAGCGATCGGACGCACCATTTTCGAGGTCTTGCATCGACAGCCGGCCGCGCTGCTGAAGCGGGAGTTCGACGAGGTCTTCGCCTCCGGACGTCTGCAGCAGTTTCAGATGGAGAGCAGCGCCTTCGGCGAGCCCCGCACCTTTCGCATTTCCAAGATTCCCATGCGCATGGGAGGCGGTCCGGTCACACACGTCATCACCATCGGCGAAGACATCACAGACTGGAAGGCCGCACTCGATCGCACGGCCCAGTCGGAAAAGCTGGCCGCGTTGGGCCAGTTGGCCGCGGGGGTGATGCATGAGATCAACAACCCGCTGGCCACGATCGCTGCCTGTGCCGAGTCGCTCGCGCTGCAGCAGGAACTTGGTGCGCCGGCGACGCCGCCTACGGAGTTGCTGCGCATCATCGATCTCGAGGTGCAGCGCTGCAAGAAGATCGTGAACGGCCTCCTCGACTTCGCGCGCCCGAAGCCGGCGCATCGCGAACTCTTCGATCTCGATGAGGTGGTGCAGCAATCCCTGTTTCTCTTGCAGCATCATCCGCGCTTCAAGCGGGTAAAGCTGGTGATGGAGCTCGCGGGGAGCGGTCAGGCCATGGTGCACGGCGACGCCGATCAGCTGGTGCAGGTGTTGATCGCACTCGCCATGAATGCGTTGGACGCCACGCCCGAAGGGGGACGTGTCGTCATCCGCACGTCTACCGCGCGGGCCGACGACGGCCGGTCGCTCGCCCAGCTGGACGTCGAGGACGACGGTCCCGGCATCCCGCGCACCTTGCAGGCGAAGGTGTTCGAACCCTTTTTCACCACCAAGCCGCCGGGGCAGGGCACCGGGCTGGGACTGGCGATTTGCTATGGCATCGTGAACGACCACGGAGGACAACTGGAACTCGTCTCTCCCGAAGGCGCAGGCGCGGTCTTCCGCGTGTCACTGCCAACCAGCACCGCGCCATGA